One genomic region from Oncorhynchus gorbuscha isolate QuinsamMale2020 ecotype Even-year linkage group LG13, OgorEven_v1.0, whole genome shotgun sequence encodes:
- the LOC123993559 gene encoding uncharacterized protein LOC123993559 isoform X4 produces the protein MTKQRYGRYSNMEEGEYHVPDNHEEEFLVHILPARASESDRDYADRDISRSSYAQSISSTSSGSPIIPPRHPKRGLPCTSPGNTGPSVNRQLKPRKPRRTQLDDRAQVMEPTEQNMLLPPRSPPSLPKDLMNKLSGLNLQRPCRRDRQRGQENVECNTPSNSNCLRREQTIQRYSLNLESQLNTDIRLQQRHHIPEESSVKRQQHHEWPQTKDDVEQHDFVPKERPCQTYNEQDWYIGACDRAEAEHALHLVNKMFDSVADIVRFHSIFPVILINGRNQLANRYQVNCVLTFPITKEVVNQLLE, from the exons ATGACCAAACAGAGATATGGTCGCTATAGCAACATGGAGGAGGGTGAGTATCATGTCCCTGATAACCATGAAGAAGAGTTCTTGGTGCACATCCTTCCTGCCAGAGCCTCCGAGTCAGACAGAGACTATGCAG ATAGGGACATTTCCAGATCCTCCTACGCTCAGAGTATCAGCTCCACTTCAAGT GGCAGCCCTATCATACCCCCACGGCATCCTAAAAGAGGCCTCCCCTGTACTTCTCCAG GAAATACCGGACCTTCTGTCAACCGCCAACTGAAGCCCAGAAAACCAAGGAGGACCCAGTTAG ATGACAGAGCACAAGTCATGGAGCCTACAGAACAG AACATGCTACTCCCACCAAG GTCCCCACCATCCTTACCTAAGGACCTAATGAACAAGCTGTCTGGGCTGAACCTCCAGAGGCCCTGCAGGAGAGA cagacagagaggacaagAAAAT GTGGAATGCAATACACCCTCAAATA GTAATTGTTTAAGGAGAGAGCAAACTATCCAAAGATATTCACTGAACCTTGAATCTCAACTCAACACAGACATAAG GTTACAACAAAGGCACCATATCCCAG AAGAGTCCTCAGTGAAGCGCCAACAACACCATGAGTGGCCTCAAACCAAAGATGACGTGGAGCAGCATGACTTTGTCCCCAAGGAAAGACCGTGTCAG ACATACAATGAACAAGACTGGTACATAGGAGCTTGTGATCGAGCAGAGGCTGAACATGCCTTACACCTGGTGAATAAG ATGTTTGATTCTGTGGCAGACATCGTCAGATTTCACTCCATATTCCCTGTCATCCTGATCAATGGGAGGAACCAATTAGCTAACAGATATCAGGTGAACTGTGTGTTGACATTCCCAATCACAAAAGAGGTTGTCAACCAACTGTTGGAATGA
- the LOC123993559 gene encoding cytokine-dependent hematopoietic cell linker isoform X3, which translates to MTKQRYGRYSNMEEGEYHVPDNHEEEFLVHILPARASESDRDYADRDISRSSYAQSISSTSSGSPIIPPRHPKRGLPCTSPGNTGPSVNRQLKPRKPRRTQLDDRAQVMEPTEQNMLLPPRSPPSLPKDLMNKLSGLNLQRPCRRDRQRGQENVECNTPSNSNCLRREQTIQRYSLNLESQLNTDIRLQQRHHIPEESSVKRQQHHEWPQTKDDVEQHDFVPKERPCQTYNEQDWYIGACDRAEAEHALHLVNKNGAFLVRNCSRNTKSEPFVLAVFHDKRVFNVKIRFIDSTSKYVLGTGQSANDMFDSVADIVRFHSIFPVILINGRNQLANRYQVNCVLTFPITKEVVNQLLE; encoded by the exons ATGACCAAACAGAGATATGGTCGCTATAGCAACATGGAGGAGGGTGAGTATCATGTCCCTGATAACCATGAAGAAGAGTTCTTGGTGCACATCCTTCCTGCCAGAGCCTCCGAGTCAGACAGAGACTATGCAG ATAGGGACATTTCCAGATCCTCCTACGCTCAGAGTATCAGCTCCACTTCAAGT GGCAGCCCTATCATACCCCCACGGCATCCTAAAAGAGGCCTCCCCTGTACTTCTCCAG GAAATACCGGACCTTCTGTCAACCGCCAACTGAAGCCCAGAAAACCAAGGAGGACCCAGTTAG ATGACAGAGCACAAGTCATGGAGCCTACAGAACAG AACATGCTACTCCCACCAAG GTCCCCACCATCCTTACCTAAGGACCTAATGAACAAGCTGTCTGGGCTGAACCTCCAGAGGCCCTGCAGGAGAGA cagacagagaggacaagAAAAT GTGGAATGCAATACACCCTCAAATA GTAATTGTTTAAGGAGAGAGCAAACTATCCAAAGATATTCACTGAACCTTGAATCTCAACTCAACACAGACATAAG GTTACAACAAAGGCACCATATCCCAG AAGAGTCCTCAGTGAAGCGCCAACAACACCATGAGTGGCCTCAAACCAAAGATGACGTGGAGCAGCATGACTTTGTCCCCAAGGAAAGACCGTGTCAG ACATACAATGAACAAGACTGGTACATAGGAGCTTGTGATCGAGCAGAGGCTGAACATGCCTTACACCTGGTGAATAAG AATGGGGCATTTTTGGTGCGGAATTGCTCAAGGAACACGAAGAGCGAACCCTTTGTCTTAGCAGTGTTTCATGACAAGAGAGTTTTCAACGTTAAAATTCGGTTCATTGATAGCACCTCCAAGTATGTCCTTGGGACTGGGCAAAGTGCCAATGAT ATGTTTGATTCTGTGGCAGACATCGTCAGATTTCACTCCATATTCCCTGTCATCCTGATCAATGGGAGGAACCAATTAGCTAACAGATATCAGGTGAACTGTGTGTTGACATTCCCAATCACAAAAGAGGTTGTCAACCAACTGTTGGAATGA
- the LOC123993559 gene encoding cytokine-dependent hematopoietic cell linker isoform X2: MTKQRYGRYSNMEEGEYHVPDNHEEEFLVHILPARASESDRDYADRDISRSSYAQSISSTSSGSPIIPPRHPKRGLPCTSPGNTGPSVNRQLKPRKPRRTQLDDRAQVMEPTEQNMLLPPRSPPSLPKDLMNKLSGLNLQRPCRREQRGQENVECNTPSNSNCLRREQTIQRYSLNLESQLNTDIRLQQRHHIPEESSVKRQQHHEWPQTKDDVEQHDFVPKERPCQTYNEQDWYIGACDRAEAEHALHLVNKNGAFLVRNCSRNTKSEPFVLAVFHDKRVFNVKIRFIDSTSKYVLGTGQSANDVSRQMFDSVADIVRFHSIFPVILINGRNQLANRYQVNCVLTFPITKEVVNQLLE; the protein is encoded by the exons ATGACCAAACAGAGATATGGTCGCTATAGCAACATGGAGGAGGGTGAGTATCATGTCCCTGATAACCATGAAGAAGAGTTCTTGGTGCACATCCTTCCTGCCAGAGCCTCCGAGTCAGACAGAGACTATGCAG ATAGGGACATTTCCAGATCCTCCTACGCTCAGAGTATCAGCTCCACTTCAAGT GGCAGCCCTATCATACCCCCACGGCATCCTAAAAGAGGCCTCCCCTGTACTTCTCCAG GAAATACCGGACCTTCTGTCAACCGCCAACTGAAGCCCAGAAAACCAAGGAGGACCCAGTTAG ATGACAGAGCACAAGTCATGGAGCCTACAGAACAG AACATGCTACTCCCACCAAG GTCCCCACCATCCTTACCTAAGGACCTAATGAACAAGCTGTCTGGGCTGAACCTCCAGAGGCCCTGCAGGAGAGA acagagaggacaagAAAAT GTGGAATGCAATACACCCTCAAATA GTAATTGTTTAAGGAGAGAGCAAACTATCCAAAGATATTCACTGAACCTTGAATCTCAACTCAACACAGACATAAG GTTACAACAAAGGCACCATATCCCAG AAGAGTCCTCAGTGAAGCGCCAACAACACCATGAGTGGCCTCAAACCAAAGATGACGTGGAGCAGCATGACTTTGTCCCCAAGGAAAGACCGTGTCAG ACATACAATGAACAAGACTGGTACATAGGAGCTTGTGATCGAGCAGAGGCTGAACATGCCTTACACCTGGTGAATAAG AATGGGGCATTTTTGGTGCGGAATTGCTCAAGGAACACGAAGAGCGAACCCTTTGTCTTAGCAGTGTTTCATGACAAGAGAGTTTTCAACGTTAAAATTCGGTTCATTGATAGCACCTCCAAGTATGTCCTTGGGACTGGGCAAAGTGCCAATGATGTGAGTAGACAA ATGTTTGATTCTGTGGCAGACATCGTCAGATTTCACTCCATATTCCCTGTCATCCTGATCAATGGGAGGAACCAATTAGCTAACAGATATCAGGTGAACTGTGTGTTGACATTCCCAATCACAAAAGAGGTTGTCAACCAACTGTTGGAATGA
- the LOC123993559 gene encoding cytokine-dependent hematopoietic cell linker isoform X1 produces the protein MTKQRYGRYSNMEEGEYHVPDNHEEEFLVHILPARASESDRDYADRDISRSSYAQSISSTSSGSPIIPPRHPKRGLPCTSPGNTGPSVNRQLKPRKPRRTQLDDRAQVMEPTEQNMLLPPRSPPSLPKDLMNKLSGLNLQRPCRRDRQRGQENVECNTPSNSNCLRREQTIQRYSLNLESQLNTDIRLQQRHHIPEESSVKRQQHHEWPQTKDDVEQHDFVPKERPCQTYNEQDWYIGACDRAEAEHALHLVNKNGAFLVRNCSRNTKSEPFVLAVFHDKRVFNVKIRFIDSTSKYVLGTGQSANDVSRQMFDSVADIVRFHSIFPVILINGRNQLANRYQVNCVLTFPITKEVVNQLLE, from the exons ATGACCAAACAGAGATATGGTCGCTATAGCAACATGGAGGAGGGTGAGTATCATGTCCCTGATAACCATGAAGAAGAGTTCTTGGTGCACATCCTTCCTGCCAGAGCCTCCGAGTCAGACAGAGACTATGCAG ATAGGGACATTTCCAGATCCTCCTACGCTCAGAGTATCAGCTCCACTTCAAGT GGCAGCCCTATCATACCCCCACGGCATCCTAAAAGAGGCCTCCCCTGTACTTCTCCAG GAAATACCGGACCTTCTGTCAACCGCCAACTGAAGCCCAGAAAACCAAGGAGGACCCAGTTAG ATGACAGAGCACAAGTCATGGAGCCTACAGAACAG AACATGCTACTCCCACCAAG GTCCCCACCATCCTTACCTAAGGACCTAATGAACAAGCTGTCTGGGCTGAACCTCCAGAGGCCCTGCAGGAGAGA cagacagagaggacaagAAAAT GTGGAATGCAATACACCCTCAAATA GTAATTGTTTAAGGAGAGAGCAAACTATCCAAAGATATTCACTGAACCTTGAATCTCAACTCAACACAGACATAAG GTTACAACAAAGGCACCATATCCCAG AAGAGTCCTCAGTGAAGCGCCAACAACACCATGAGTGGCCTCAAACCAAAGATGACGTGGAGCAGCATGACTTTGTCCCCAAGGAAAGACCGTGTCAG ACATACAATGAACAAGACTGGTACATAGGAGCTTGTGATCGAGCAGAGGCTGAACATGCCTTACACCTGGTGAATAAG AATGGGGCATTTTTGGTGCGGAATTGCTCAAGGAACACGAAGAGCGAACCCTTTGTCTTAGCAGTGTTTCATGACAAGAGAGTTTTCAACGTTAAAATTCGGTTCATTGATAGCACCTCCAAGTATGTCCTTGGGACTGGGCAAAGTGCCAATGATGTGAGTAGACAA ATGTTTGATTCTGTGGCAGACATCGTCAGATTTCACTCCATATTCCCTGTCATCCTGATCAATGGGAGGAACCAATTAGCTAACAGATATCAGGTGAACTGTGTGTTGACATTCCCAATCACAAAAGAGGTTGTCAACCAACTGTTGGAATGA